A single genomic interval of Zingiber officinale cultivar Zhangliang chromosome 4A, Zo_v1.1, whole genome shotgun sequence harbors:
- the LOC121969792 gene encoding neutral/alkaline invertase 3, chloroplastic-like: protein MVATLEIGLRAISGAASPQFCAGFFVSTPQLAFPSKTRRKYWRKSFLYRSLYATSWTQNNCLRSCEHEKVNHRSQSFSCQCQRAEDTSGIANSDAKGSWYTSQIPGDLNGQKFATNGSPYRSRGSAVEDEAWRLLQDSMVYYCGTPVGTIAAKDPSDSSSNVLNYDQVFIRDFIPSGMAFLLKGEYEIVRNFILHTLQLQSWEKTMDCHSPGQGLMPASFKVRTVPLDGDDSATEEVLDPDFGEAAIGRVAPVDSGLWWIILLRAYGKCSGDLSVQERIDVQTGIKMILKLCLADGFDMFPTLLVTDGSCMIDRRMGIHGHPLEIQALFYSALLCAREMLAPEDGSADLIRALNNRLIALSFHIREYYWVDKRKLNEIYRYKTEEYSYDAVNKFNIYPDQISPWLVEWMPDKGGYFIGNLQPAHMDFRFFSLGNLWSIVSSLTTTHQAHAILDLVEAKWSDLVANMPFKICYPALDGQEWRIITGSDPKNTPWSYHNGGSWPTLLWQLTVACIKMDRPEIAARAIEVAEKRLALDKWPEYYDTKQARFIGKQARLYQTWSIAGFLVAKLLLEKPDAARNIWNDEDAEIVNALNIFPRGKRGRKALKKTYII, encoded by the exons ATGGTGGCAACATTGGAGATAGGTCTACGTGCTATATCTGGGGCAGCATCTCCCCAATTTTGTGCTGGTTTTTTTGTCAGCACTCCGCAATTGGCTTTCCCATCCAAAACCCGTAGGAAATACTGGCGAAAGAGTTTTCTGTACAGATCATTATACGCGACATCATGGACACAGAACAATTGCTTGCGGAGTTGTGAGCATGAGAAGGTCAATCACCGTTCCCAGTCTTTCAGTTGTCAGTGCCAGCGAGCAGAAGATACTAGTGGGATCGCCAACAGTGATGCTAAAGGAAGCTGGTACACAAGTCAGATCCCAGGTGACCTAAATGGCCAGAAATTCGCGACCAATGGTTCACCATATAGGTCAAGAGGAAGTGCTGTTGAAGATGAAGCATGGCGTCTTCTACAGGATTCTATGGTGTATTACTGTGGAACCCCTGTGGGAACGATTGCAGCAAAGGATCCATCTGACAGCAGCAGCAATGTCCTAAATTATGATCAGGTTTTCATTCGGGACTTCATACCTTCCGGAATGGCTTTTCTTTTGAAGGGAGAATATGAAATTGTTCGCAATTTTATTCTTCACACGCTTCAGCTGCAG AGCTGGGAGAAAACTATGGACTGTCACAGCCCTGGTCAAGGATTGATGCCTGCAAGTTTCAAGGTTAGGACAGTTCCGCTTGATGGTGATGACTCTGCCACTGAAGAGGTTTTGGACCCTGATTTTGGAGAAGCTGCAATAGGACGTGTGGCACCAGTTGATTCAG GATTATGGTGGATTATTCTCCTGCGTGCTTATGGAAAATGTTCTGGTGATCTCTCTGTGCAGGAAAGAATTGATGTGCAGACAGgaatcaaaatgattttaaagctTTGTCTAGCTGATGGCTTTGACATGTTCCCAACATTACTAGTAACAGATGGTTCATGTATGATAGATCGACGTATGGGGATCCATGGCCATCCTCTTGAAATTCAG GCACTGTTCTATTCAGCTCTTTTATGTGCTCGTGAGATGCTTGCACCAGAGGATGGATCAGCAGACTTAATTCGAGCATTAAACAATAGGCTAATAGCATTGTCATTTCACATTAGGGAGTATTATTGGGTAGACAAAAGAAAACTCAATGAGATCTACCGATATAAAACAGAAGAATATTCATATGATGCAGTGAACAAATTCAACATCTATCCTGATCAAATTTCTCCATGGCTAGTAGAATGGATGCCTGATAAAGGAGGATATTTTATTGGAAATTTGCAGCCTGCTCATATGGACTTCAGATTCTTTTCTCTGGGAAACTTGTGGTCTATAGTAAGCAGCCTCACAACAACTCATCAAGCACATGCAATTTTGGATCTTGTTGAAGCTAAATGGTCTGATTTAGTGGCAAATATGCCATTTAAGATATGCTACCCTGCTCTTGATGGTCAGGAATGGCGCATTATCACTGGAAGTGATCCCAAAAACAC GCCTTGGTCATACCATAATGGAGGTTCATGGCCGACATTGCTCTGGCAG CTCACGGTTGCATGCATCAAGATGGACCGGCCTGAAATTGCTGCAAGAGCCATTGAGGTTGCAGAGAAGCGCTTAGCATTAGACAAGTGGCCTGAATATTATGATACCAAGCAAGCACGTTTCATTGGCAAACAAGCTCGACTCTACCAAACTTGGTCCATCGCAGGTTTCTTGGTGGCAAAGCTGCTTTTGGAAAAACCAGATGCTGCCAGAAATATTTGGAACGACGAGGATGCAGAGATTGTCAATGCATTGAATATTTTCCCAAGGGGGAAACGGGGTAGGAAAGCGTTGAAGAAAACATACATAATTTGA
- the LOC121972337 gene encoding uncharacterized protein LOC121972337: protein MVRDPAYVVVKSLAYVVVKGSNYKRVPVEPKWYSRIRPTRQVGIRKPSGCLNQTTFTVDGFDKWKKVRNGKACTFLGHMRKDNVSSLHCNAEKAHIHVVLLLALQGIPFRGHDEKSSSSNSGNFLEFLDVLTIYNDELSKAIAKAPKNVKYRSHDIQKQILHVLSVRVKNTIREEIGVAKYCIIVDEAWDESKREQMSIVLRLVHVSDTMALTLKDAIYSALAHYNLDLQLALVAATKNVTPIHQFFDRLTFIVNIVGSSCKRNDELKNAHADDIAYLIAINELETGRGFNQIGTLQRAIDTRWSSHLRSLKDLIKMFSASCTVSRVWMISFLLVGDNQSVAGDFTELPAGAGFLTTEWLSEQSVKAAKSARTEELWIYVKSVEKFYARDFTRDGKEQLEMQLKHYEYNVVKGSNYKNLSTISELCQWLVKTNKSITYNLIFRMIVLVLTLPVSMATSERSFSTMNIVKSRLRSKMEDAFLSDVLMVYIEREIARNVSIEAIIEDFENLKERRIPFS, encoded by the exons CCTTCAGGATGCTTAAATCAAACTACATTTACTGTTGATGGATTTGATAAGTGGAAGAAAGTTCGAAATGGAAAAGCTTGTACTTTCCTAGGCCATATGAGAAAAGATAATGTATCTTCACTCCATTGTAATGCTGAAAAG GCTCACATACACGTGGTGTTGTTGCTTGCACTTCAAGGAATTCCGTTTAGAGGTCATGATGAGAAATCTAGTTCATCTAATAGTGgcaattttcttgaatttttggaTGTGCTGACCATATACAATGATGAACTTTCAAAGGCAATTGCGAAAGCTCCAAAAAATGTCAAGTATAGAAGTCACGATATTCAGAAACAAATACTTCATGTGCTTTCAGTGAGAGTGAAAAATACAATTCGTGAAGAAATTGGAGTTGCCAAGTATTGCATAATTGTTGATGAAGCCTGGGATGAGTCAAAAAGAGAGCAAATGTCTATAGTATTGAG GCTTGTTCATGTATCTGATACTATGGCTTTAACTTTAAAGGATGCTATATATTCTGCTTTGGCTCACTATAATTTGGAT TTACAATTGGCTTTGGTTGCAGCAACAAAAAATGTGACACCTATTCATCAATTTTTTGATAGATTAACTTTTATAGTTAATATCGTTGGTTCTTCATGTAAGCGTAATGATGAATTGAAGAATGCTCATGCAGATGACATTGCATATTTGATTGCTATTAATGAACTTGAGACAGGGCGTGGATTTAATCAGATAGGTACTTTACAACGAGCTATTGATACACGCTGGAGTTCTCATTTGAGATCATTGAAAGACCTAATTAAGATGTTTAGTGCATCGTGTACGGTCTCAAGAGTATGGATGATCAGCTTCCTTCTTGTTGGAGACAATCAATCTGTAGCCGGAGATTTTACGga gctgccagcaggggctggttttctGACCACGGAGTGGTTAAGTGAGCAGAGTGTCAAAGCAGCAAAGTCCGCGCGGACTGAAG AGTTGTGGATATATGTAAAATCAGTTGAAAAGTTTTATGCCAGGGATTTTACaagagatggaaaagaacaatTGGAGATGCAATTGAAGCATTACGAGTATAACGTGGTCAAAGGGTCCAACTACAAAAATCTTTCAACCATTTCAGAATTATGTCAATGGTTGGTAAAGACTAACAAGTCTATTACATACAACCTCATTTTTAGAATGATCGTACTTGTGCTTACTCTTCCGGTTTCTATGGCTACTTCAGAACGATCATTTTCTACGATGAATATTGTGAAATCAAGGCTTCGAAGCAAAATGGAGGATGCTTTTCTCTCAGATGTGTTAATGGTATATATTGAGAGAGAAATTGCTAGAAATGTGAGCATAGAAGCTATCATTGAAGACTTCGAAAATTTAAAAGAACGTCGAATTCCTTTTAGTTAG